One region of Flavobacterium pisciphilum genomic DNA includes:
- a CDS encoding recombinase family protein — protein sequence MSIENFKKFQKEKLAQKDEVKEIWGYTRVSSKLQLVNNSLEEQRSEIVQFASRNGYTLKNILGGTYESASGDFTRKEFTKLLEEVKSSKQKPFAIAIKFISRFSRTGGNAITIVHELVDKLGVHLIETSSGLCTNNEYSKLDIYSKLLDARRENMDRLEKTIPGMKALLRSGNWLGKAPRGYTMRGRKVGDYALMQDTQSITINQEGEILKKAWKWKLAGERDYVIRQKLEKLNLIISKQGISSMWRNPFYCGILVNALIEEPVKGNWVGLVSEEDFLKVDNMLSENNVITVKEYCKTKVNEFRPLTGFLRCECGCLLTSYEVRKKKAHYYKCQKCKNASFNALTTQKSKMEGLNDSFERLLSKYTLNSKFVEPFKIQLNKFFDAVNAEAKEETKSLLLKKKDIEIKIENLDKRYFENTNFGDDKYNRYALQFETELKMIENQIYSNAKKISNHNRHIDKVVEKVSNISKYWSEGDIESKIKIQNLVFPEGLSIRAENRQYLTNKVNLVFRLVSTFTRLYAGNKKQKTHQNFDGLFSVAGTGLEPVTFGL from the coding sequence ATGAGTATTGAAAATTTCAAAAAATTTCAAAAAGAAAAATTAGCTCAAAAAGATGAGGTAAAAGAAATTTGGGGTTACACTAGGGTAAGCTCAAAACTACAGTTAGTAAATAATAGTCTGGAGGAACAGCGCAGTGAAATAGTTCAGTTCGCATCTAGGAATGGCTATACACTTAAGAACATACTTGGAGGTACTTATGAAAGCGCCTCTGGAGATTTCACAAGAAAAGAGTTTACAAAACTATTGGAAGAAGTTAAAAGCTCAAAGCAGAAACCTTTCGCAATTGCTATTAAATTTATCAGTAGGTTCTCCAGAACAGGAGGCAACGCTATCACTATAGTACATGAACTAGTGGATAAACTGGGTGTTCATCTAATTGAGACATCATCAGGACTATGCACCAATAATGAATACAGTAAACTGGATATTTACAGCAAGCTTTTGGACGCCAGAAGGGAAAATATGGACAGATTAGAGAAAACAATTCCTGGCATGAAAGCACTGCTACGATCAGGGAACTGGCTTGGCAAAGCTCCAAGAGGCTATACAATGCGAGGAAGAAAAGTAGGCGACTATGCCTTAATGCAGGACACGCAATCTATTACAATTAATCAGGAAGGAGAGATTTTAAAAAAGGCATGGAAATGGAAACTTGCAGGGGAAAGAGATTATGTGATCAGACAGAAACTTGAAAAACTGAATTTGATTATTTCAAAACAAGGGATTAGTTCCATGTGGCGCAACCCATTTTATTGCGGGATCTTAGTTAATGCACTAATTGAAGAACCAGTAAAAGGAAACTGGGTGGGCTTAGTTAGTGAGGAAGACTTCTTGAAAGTTGATAATATGCTTTCGGAAAACAACGTGATTACAGTTAAAGAATATTGTAAAACTAAAGTCAATGAGTTTAGACCCCTTACAGGATTTTTAAGATGCGAGTGCGGATGCCTGCTGACAAGTTATGAGGTTCGAAAAAAGAAAGCACATTATTACAAATGTCAAAAATGTAAAAATGCCAGTTTTAATGCTCTGACCACTCAAAAATCAAAAATGGAAGGTTTGAATGATTCTTTCGAAAGATTATTGTCAAAGTATACATTAAACTCAAAATTTGTAGAGCCTTTTAAAATACAGTTAAATAAATTCTTTGATGCTGTGAACGCAGAGGCTAAAGAGGAAACGAAAAGCTTACTTCTAAAGAAAAAAGATATTGAAATTAAAATTGAGAATTTGGATAAACGCTATTTTGAGAATACAAATTTTGGAGATGATAAATACAATAGATATGCGCTTCAGTTTGAGACCGAATTAAAGATGATTGAAAACCAGATATACTCCAATGCCAAAAAAATATCTAACCACAACAGACATATCGATAAGGTTGTTGAAAAAGTCTCGAACATCAGTAAATACTGGAGTGAGGGAGATATAGAGAGTAAAATAAAAATTCAAAACTTGGTATTTCCTGAGGGATTGTCAATTAGGGCTGAAAACAGGCAATATCTAACCAATAAGGTTAACCTTGTTTTTAGGTTAGTGTCAACATTTACAAGGCTTTATGCAGGTAATAAAAAACAAAAAACCCATCAAAATTTTGATGGGTTATTCTCTGTAGCGGGAACAGGACTCGAACCTGTGACCTTCGGGTTATGA
- the era gene encoding GTPase Era, whose amino-acid sequence MSHKAGFVNIIGNPNVGKSTLMNAFVGERLSIITSKAQTTRHRILGIVNGEDFQLILSDTPGIIKPAYEMQESMMNFVKSAFEDADILVYMVEIGEQELKDEAFFNKIIHAKIPVLLLLNKIDNSNQEQLEEQVAFWTAKVPNAEIFPISALQNFNVPEVFGRIIELLPESPAYYPKDQLTDKPERFFVNETIREKILLNYSKEIPYAVEIVTEEFFEDENIIRIRSLIMVERDTQKGIIIGHKGAALKKVGTEARADLEKFFGKQIHIELYVKVNKNWRSNANMLKRFGYNQ is encoded by the coding sequence ATGTCACATAAAGCAGGTTTCGTAAACATTATCGGAAATCCAAACGTTGGAAAATCAACACTTATGAATGCTTTCGTTGGAGAACGATTGTCAATCATTACATCTAAAGCACAAACTACACGTCATAGAATCCTAGGAATTGTTAATGGAGAAGATTTTCAGTTAATCTTATCTGATACTCCTGGTATCATCAAACCAGCATACGAAATGCAGGAATCGATGATGAACTTTGTAAAATCGGCTTTTGAAGATGCTGATATCCTAGTTTATATGGTTGAGATAGGGGAGCAGGAACTTAAAGATGAAGCTTTTTTTAATAAAATCATCCATGCCAAAATTCCAGTATTGTTGTTATTGAATAAAATCGATAATTCAAATCAGGAACAATTAGAAGAACAAGTTGCTTTCTGGACTGCCAAAGTTCCTAATGCAGAGATTTTTCCAATTTCGGCATTGCAAAACTTTAATGTACCTGAGGTTTTTGGAAGAATAATCGAATTATTACCAGAATCACCAGCATATTATCCAAAAGATCAACTTACAGATAAACCAGAGCGTTTCTTTGTAAATGAAACTATCCGTGAAAAAATCTTGTTGAATTACAGCAAAGAAATCCCATACGCAGTAGAAATTGTAACTGAAGAATTTTTTGAAGATGAGAATATCATCCGTATTCGTTCTTTGATTATGGTGGAGCGCGATACTCAAAAAGGAATCATCATTGGGCACAAAGGAGCTGCTTTGAAAAAAGTAGGAACAGAAGCTCGTGCTGATTTAGAGAAATTCTTCGGAAAACAAATTCACATTGAACTATATGTAAAAGTGAATAAAAACTGGAGAAGTAACGCTAATATGTTGAAACGTTTCGGATACAATCAATAA
- the der gene encoding ribosome biogenesis GTPase Der: MNNIVAIVGRPNVGKSTLFNRLIQRREAIVDSVSGVTRDRNYGKSEWNGKEFSVIDTGGYVRGSDDVFEGEIRKQVELAIDEADVIIFVVDVEEGITPMDDIVARLLRKVTKPVLLAVNKVDNAMREKDAIEFYNLGLGEYFTFASISGSGTGDLLDALIESFPVKPEPVQEEVVLPRFAVVGRPNAGKSSFINALIGKERFMVTDIAGTTRDAIDTKFDRFGFEFNLVDTAGIRRKAKVKEDLEFYSVMRSVRAIEHADICILVIDATRGFEGQDQSIFWLAEKNRKGVVILVNKWDLVEKDTMSTRDYEEKIKKELMPFTDVPILFVSALTKQRLLKALEATVEVFENRKQRIPTSKFNEFMLKVIEAYPPPATKGKYVKIKYCMQLPTQTPQFVFFANMPQYVKEPYKRYLENKIRENWNFAGVPIDIYIREK, from the coding sequence ATGAATAACATTGTTGCGATAGTAGGAAGACCTAATGTAGGGAAATCAACCCTTTTTAATAGGCTGATACAAAGAAGAGAAGCTATTGTAGATTCAGTTTCTGGAGTTACCAGAGATAGAAACTACGGTAAAAGCGAGTGGAACGGAAAAGAGTTTTCTGTAATTGATACCGGCGGATATGTTCGCGGAAGTGATGACGTATTTGAAGGAGAAATTCGTAAACAAGTAGAACTTGCTATCGACGAAGCCGATGTTATTATTTTTGTTGTAGATGTTGAGGAAGGTATTACACCAATGGACGATATTGTTGCACGTTTGCTACGTAAAGTTACAAAGCCAGTTTTATTGGCTGTAAATAAGGTAGATAATGCAATGCGTGAGAAAGATGCAATTGAGTTCTATAACCTTGGTTTAGGGGAGTATTTTACATTTGCAAGTATTTCAGGAAGTGGAACAGGAGATTTATTAGATGCTTTAATCGAATCTTTTCCTGTAAAACCTGAACCAGTACAAGAAGAGGTGGTTTTGCCTCGTTTTGCAGTGGTTGGTCGTCCAAATGCTGGGAAATCAAGCTTTATCAATGCATTAATTGGTAAAGAACGTTTTATGGTAACTGATATTGCGGGAACAACTCGTGATGCAATTGATACAAAATTTGACCGTTTTGGTTTTGAATTTAACTTGGTTGATACAGCGGGAATCCGTCGTAAAGCAAAGGTTAAAGAAGATTTAGAATTTTATTCAGTAATGCGTTCAGTTCGAGCAATTGAGCATGCTGATATTTGTATTTTGGTTATTGATGCCACTCGTGGATTTGAAGGTCAAGACCAAAGTATTTTCTGGTTGGCAGAGAAAAACCGTAAAGGAGTTGTAATCTTAGTGAATAAGTGGGATTTAGTAGAAAAAGATACTATGTCTACACGTGATTACGAAGAGAAAATCAAAAAAGAATTAATGCCTTTTACAGATGTGCCTATTCTTTTTGTTTCTGCTTTAACAAAACAACGTTTGCTAAAAGCATTGGAAGCTACGGTTGAGGTTTTTGAAAATAGAAAACAAAGAATACCAACATCTAAGTTCAATGAATTTATGTTGAAGGTTATCGAAGCATATCCACCACCAGCGACTAAAGGAAAGTATGTGAAAATTAAATATTGTATGCAGTTGCCAACACAAACTCCACAGTTTGTATTTTTTGCCAACATGCCACAGTATGTTAAAGAACCATATAAAAGATATCTTGAAAATAAAATTAGAGAAAACTGGAACTTCGCAGGAGTGCCAATTGATATTTATATTAGAGAGAAATAA
- a CDS encoding outer membrane beta-barrel protein, with product MFRLYSFLLLFVLGYTVSAQNDIVIKGTVIDINTQLPLELATVYFSAAKDSTVIDYATTDKNGFFSINTKKYDKPVFLKINYMGYQPYYEEEKGLLASKDYGKLYLLENINALDNVIIKTEAAPITMKKDTLEFNASSYKVRPDSNVETLLKQLPGVDVDNDGKVTVNGKQVTQFLVNGKPFFDKDGAIALKNLPAEIIKKVQVSDFKTKKEELSKQESTSDYSSINLTIDEKKNKGFFGKILGGYGSDDRYESSLIMNFFNNKQKISVLASSNNINSSGFSMDDVFDNMGGGRNSKGLGSGFSGGGKGITQSSLLGFNYSDEWAKDLDASASYNFTNSVNKNDSKSDQTSFLPTGNILTSSDSNSRNENTGNNLNLELEYKISPSIQIFVSPKIGQSRSNNNSDSSSFSEDENGVSLNESNSKSYSESTNNSFSNIINFNKNFEKKKRNLNFVFMNNNTSNDSDALNVSETIFYQDGKPNDQRNQNTKKNTVNDSYSLDFEYTEPITDSLRVRFGTDLNLASTVNDEKTFNFDADTQSYSDLNSSLTNYITSRQNTFSPKVGITWQKSKFTINMNSRTAIVDYDNHSLYLNNATDLNRKYALPYGDFQIRYKFSKSKNLSFKFDHSNTLPTSGQLLPVLNLSNPLNTIIGNPDLNPIEKNSANLNFRNFDFRTRSGYSLFVRADYYKNDVVSTSVYDDSGKRTTTYTNISGTYTTSVGGNWNQSIKRDAHVLRYGLGLNGSYAFDKGYTNAVLYNAKSTAITPKVYLSYDYGELLTIAPSYNLSYNETKYENSSRDATSNVIHSVNLQATTYWPENLVFGNDFGYTYNSNISSDFRKDFFLWNTSLSYGLLDKKLFVKVKVYDLLNQNQSATRTISSTSIRDEENTVLKRYVMFSLSYKIGNFASTKKGSKRKERGA from the coding sequence ATGTTTAGATTGTACTCCTTTTTATTGCTTTTTGTTTTAGGTTATACTGTTAGTGCTCAAAATGATATTGTTATTAAAGGAACAGTCATTGACATTAATACGCAACTGCCATTGGAGCTTGCTACAGTTTATTTTTCTGCAGCTAAGGATTCAACTGTAATTGATTATGCAACGACAGATAAAAATGGTTTTTTTAGTATAAACACCAAGAAATATGATAAACCCGTTTTTTTGAAGATAAATTACATGGGGTATCAGCCTTACTATGAGGAGGAAAAAGGACTTTTGGCAAGTAAGGATTATGGTAAATTATATTTACTCGAAAATATAAATGCCTTAGACAATGTAATTATAAAAACAGAGGCTGCTCCCATAACAATGAAGAAAGATACGTTGGAGTTTAATGCTTCTTCATATAAAGTGCGTCCCGATTCAAATGTAGAAACGTTATTAAAACAATTGCCTGGTGTTGATGTAGATAATGATGGAAAGGTAACAGTAAACGGAAAACAAGTAACTCAGTTTTTGGTAAATGGAAAGCCCTTTTTTGATAAAGACGGTGCTATTGCTTTGAAAAATTTGCCAGCAGAGATTATAAAAAAAGTTCAGGTATCAGATTTTAAAACCAAAAAAGAAGAGCTGTCTAAGCAGGAATCTACATCGGATTATTCTAGTATTAATTTAACAATAGACGAGAAGAAAAATAAAGGTTTCTTTGGAAAAATTCTTGGAGGTTATGGTTCAGATGATCGGTATGAGAGCAGTTTAATCATGAATTTTTTTAATAACAAACAAAAAATAAGTGTTTTAGCATCTTCTAATAACATTAATTCTAGTGGATTTTCTATGGATGATGTGTTTGATAATATGGGAGGTGGTAGAAATAGCAAAGGATTAGGTTCAGGTTTTTCAGGAGGAGGGAAAGGAATCACGCAGTCGAGTTTGCTCGGATTTAATTATTCAGATGAATGGGCTAAAGATTTGGATGCTTCTGCGAGTTATAATTTTACAAATTCAGTAAATAAAAACGATAGTAAGTCAGATCAAACTAGTTTTTTGCCTACAGGAAACATTCTAACAAGTTCTGATTCGAATAGTAGAAATGAAAATACAGGGAACAACTTAAATCTTGAATTAGAGTACAAAATCAGTCCAAGTATTCAAATTTTTGTTTCGCCAAAGATTGGGCAATCTCGTTCCAATAATAATTCTGATTCTTCTAGTTTTTCAGAAGATGAGAATGGGGTATCTTTAAATGAGAGTAATTCAAAATCGTATTCAGAAAGTACAAATAATAGCTTTAGTAATATTATAAATTTCAATAAGAATTTTGAGAAGAAAAAACGCAATCTGAATTTTGTCTTTATGAATAATAATACAAGTAATGATTCGGATGCATTGAATGTTTCAGAAACTATTTTTTATCAAGATGGTAAACCTAATGATCAAAGAAATCAGAATACTAAAAAGAATACTGTTAATGATTCTTATTCGTTAGATTTTGAATATACAGAACCGATTACGGATTCTTTGCGAGTGCGATTTGGAACAGATTTAAATTTGGCAAGTACTGTAAACGATGAAAAAACATTTAATTTTGATGCAGATACACAATCGTATTCGGACTTAAATTCATCATTGACTAATTACATAACTTCAAGACAAAATACGTTTAGCCCTAAAGTTGGAATCACTTGGCAGAAGAGTAAATTTACTATAAACATGAATTCCAGAACAGCTATTGTTGATTATGACAATCATTCTTTATATCTGAATAATGCAACTGATTTGAATAGGAAATATGCTTTGCCTTATGGAGATTTCCAAATTAGATATAAGTTTAGTAAGTCTAAAAATTTGTCATTTAAGTTTGATCATTCAAATACACTTCCTACTTCAGGTCAGTTATTACCAGTCTTGAATTTGAGTAATCCATTGAATACTATAATAGGAAACCCTGATTTAAATCCTATAGAAAAGAATAGTGCGAACTTGAATTTTAGAAATTTTGATTTCCGTACACGTTCAGGGTATAGTTTGTTTGTTAGAGCAGATTATTATAAAAACGATGTTGTTTCGACTTCAGTTTACGATGATAGTGGAAAAAGAACAACTACCTATACAAATATTTCAGGTACCTACACTACCTCTGTAGGGGGAAATTGGAACCAATCGATTAAGAGAGATGCTCATGTTTTAAGATATGGTTTAGGATTAAATGGTAGTTATGCTTTTGATAAAGGATATACAAATGCTGTTTTATACAATGCAAAATCAACAGCAATTACACCAAAGGTATATTTGTCATACGATTATGGAGAGTTGCTTACTATTGCTCCATCGTATAATTTATCTTACAATGAAACAAAATATGAGAATTCTTCAAGAGACGCTACTTCTAATGTGATTCATAGCGTTAATTTACAGGCAACAACATATTGGCCTGAAAATTTGGTTTTTGGAAATGATTTTGGATACACTTATAATTCTAATATTTCTAGTGACTTCAGGAAAGACTTTTTCTTATGGAATACAAGTTTGTCTTATGGGCTTTTGGATAAAAAATTGTTTGTAAAAGTAAAAGTGTATGATCTTTTAAATCAAAATCAGAGTGCTACAAGAACGATTTCTTCTACCTCGATTCGAGATGAAGAAAATACCGTTTTAAAGCGTTATGTGATGTTTTCGCTATCATATAAAATCGGAAATTTTGCGTCTACCAAAAAAGGATCTAAGAGAAAAGAAAGAGGGGCTTAG
- a CDS encoding DUF2490 domain-containing protein gives MKSCRLLFILALTSQLLTGQTKKNIDQQSLTWIRYYNILPLTEKWSLHSEFDNRSFLNPIHENLWVLRTQGRYRANKNIDLGGGFAYFHVNTQDPNNDPHFSVPEYRGQQDITIISDIAKITFHNRFQLEERFIQKASKTELLDDFSFSFRFRYRLQSTFTIWEKDKRSIKGTISDEILFNFGKDNKKNTFDQNRIYVALRYHPTPNIGLELGYLKSFQRRASGVDFYDRDILRFTVYHKINRKM, from the coding sequence ATGAAATCCTGCAGATTACTTTTTATTCTAGCGCTTACAAGTCAATTATTGACAGGACAAACCAAAAAGAATATCGACCAACAATCCCTTACTTGGATAAGATATTACAATATATTGCCCCTAACCGAAAAGTGGTCCCTTCATTCCGAATTCGACAACCGAAGTTTTCTTAATCCTATTCATGAAAATCTATGGGTTTTAAGAACACAAGGAAGATACAGAGCAAATAAAAATATAGATTTAGGTGGCGGATTTGCTTATTTTCATGTCAATACCCAAGACCCTAATAATGATCCCCATTTTTCTGTTCCAGAATATAGGGGACAACAAGACATTACAATTATAAGCGACATTGCAAAAATCACTTTCCACAATCGCTTTCAGCTAGAAGAGCGTTTTATCCAAAAAGCAAGTAAAACCGAATTACTAGATGATTTCTCTTTTTCTTTCCGATTTAGATATCGTTTGCAATCTACTTTTACGATTTGGGAAAAAGACAAGCGAAGTATTAAAGGAACTATTTCGGATGAAATATTATTTAATTTCGGAAAAGACAACAAGAAAAACACCTTTGACCAAAACCGAATTTACGTTGCGTTACGGTATCATCCCACCCCAAATATTGGTTTAGAACTTGGCTACTTAAAAAGTTTTCAAAGAAGAGCTAGCGGAGTCGATTTCTACGACCGAGATATTCTACGATTTACAGTTTACCACAAAATCAATCGGAAGATGTGA
- a CDS encoding TonB-dependent receptor, whose translation MKNSIKNTFTVLLVLTFSITFAQNIEGVVTNSENIPLEAANIIIKGTTSNTTTDQSGKFSIESKGKLPLTLLVQYVGYKTAEIEITQLPIATPLLITLNEENALIEVVVSSRRRIERAQDVPIAVSVITGKQAEQTGAFNVNRIKELVPSVQLYSSNPRNTGINIRSLGSPFGLTNDGIDPGVGFYVDGVYYARPAATTLDFIDVEQIEVLRGPQGSLFGKNTTSGAFNITTRKPSFTSGADFEVSYGNYAFLQAKASVTGALSKKIAGRLSFSGTQRDGLIDNIVTGRATNTLNNQGIRGQLLYTPSENTNIILAADITTQRPDGYAQVVAGVAPTQRAPYRQFDAITADLNYKLPTLNAFDRKIDQDTPWRSGQDLGGISLNVDTKIGNGTLTSTTAWRFWNWDPSNDRDFTGLQVLAKSQNPTRQTQITQEVRYAGQLTSKISGVVGVFFIDQTSKTNGTEESGNAQWRFSQSSTSPLWKTPGLFEGYGIKTDARIRSSSAAVFGQLDWAITDRLHILPGVRYNFDKKEADYSRTTYGGLQTTDPALLALKKSVYSDQAFTSDTDNTDFSGNLTITYKASDKINAYATYAKSYKPVGVNVAGLPTDSKGQPLLDLAVIKPEKVNHYEIGIKTSPFKNSIFNLAFFNTDIKDFQTNVQAAELGVNRGYLANADKVRVRGAELDASFIINSHLTINGAATYTDGKYIKFTNAPLPLEETGAPVAFKDVSGTDLPGASKWAGSLGGELSDKAKFFGNIGKIFLAIDSYARSEFSSSPSASKYLVVPGYAIFNARLGFRASEGLSVQFWGRNILNKDYYEQLLPAGGNTGQYAGVLGDQRTYGVTLKYSL comes from the coding sequence ATGAAAAATTCTATAAAAAATACATTTACAGTACTACTAGTTTTAACCTTCTCAATCACATTTGCACAAAATATTGAAGGTGTTGTTACAAACAGCGAAAACATTCCATTAGAAGCCGCTAACATTATCATAAAAGGAACTACTTCTAATACTACTACAGATCAAAGCGGAAAATTTAGCATAGAATCCAAAGGGAAACTCCCATTAACTCTCTTAGTTCAATATGTGGGTTACAAAACTGCAGAAATAGAAATTACCCAATTACCAATAGCAACCCCATTACTAATAACCTTAAACGAAGAAAACGCACTTATAGAAGTCGTAGTTTCCTCAAGACGTCGAATAGAAAGAGCACAAGATGTCCCGATTGCGGTATCTGTTATAACAGGTAAACAAGCAGAGCAAACTGGTGCATTCAACGTTAATCGTATAAAAGAACTAGTTCCATCGGTACAACTGTATTCATCAAATCCAAGAAATACTGGTATTAATATTCGAAGCCTAGGTTCTCCTTTCGGACTTACCAATGACGGAATCGATCCTGGTGTAGGTTTTTATGTTGATGGTGTATATTATGCACGTCCAGCGGCAACAACACTTGATTTTATTGATGTAGAGCAAATCGAGGTATTGCGTGGGCCACAAGGCTCTTTATTTGGTAAAAACACAACTTCTGGAGCATTCAACATTACTACTCGTAAGCCTAGTTTTACATCTGGTGCCGATTTTGAAGTTAGCTATGGAAATTACGCATTCTTGCAAGCCAAAGCATCGGTTACTGGAGCACTAAGTAAAAAAATAGCAGGTCGTTTATCATTCTCTGGTACACAACGCGATGGTTTAATCGATAATATTGTAACTGGTAGAGCTACAAACACACTAAATAACCAAGGAATTAGAGGGCAATTACTCTATACTCCATCAGAAAATACAAATATTATATTAGCTGCAGATATTACTACTCAGCGTCCAGATGGATATGCTCAAGTAGTTGCTGGTGTTGCTCCAACGCAAAGAGCTCCTTATCGCCAATTTGATGCAATTACAGCTGATTTAAATTACAAACTTCCAACTCTAAATGCTTTTGACCGTAAAATTGACCAAGATACTCCATGGCGTTCTGGACAAGATTTAGGAGGTATCTCTCTTAATGTTGATACTAAAATCGGAAACGGAACCCTTACCTCAACTACAGCATGGCGTTTTTGGAATTGGGATCCATCAAACGATAGAGATTTTACAGGGTTACAAGTACTCGCTAAATCACAAAACCCTACCAGACAAACACAAATAACACAAGAGGTTCGTTATGCAGGACAGCTTACATCTAAAATAAGTGGTGTTGTAGGAGTATTTTTTATTGATCAAACATCAAAAACAAATGGTACTGAAGAATCTGGTAATGCACAATGGAGATTTTCTCAAAGTTCTACTAGCCCATTATGGAAAACTCCAGGTCTTTTTGAAGGATACGGAATAAAGACTGATGCCAGAATTAGATCATCTAGTGCTGCAGTATTCGGGCAATTAGACTGGGCTATTACTGATCGTTTACATATACTTCCTGGTGTACGTTATAACTTCGATAAAAAAGAAGCTGATTACTCTCGTACAACTTACGGAGGTCTTCAAACTACTGATCCTGCATTGCTAGCTTTGAAAAAATCTGTTTATAGCGACCAAGCTTTTACATCAGATACTGACAACACGGATTTTTCTGGAAACTTAACTATCACTTATAAAGCTTCTGATAAAATCAATGCTTATGCTACTTATGCAAAAAGCTATAAGCCTGTTGGTGTAAATGTGGCTGGACTTCCAACGGATTCAAAAGGTCAACCTTTGCTTGATCTTGCAGTAATCAAACCAGAAAAAGTAAACCATTACGAAATAGGAATTAAAACATCTCCTTTTAAAAATTCAATATTTAACCTAGCCTTTTTCAATACTGATATTAAAGATTTTCAAACAAATGTTCAAGCTGCCGAATTAGGTGTTAATCGTGGTTATCTTGCTAATGCAGATAAAGTACGTGTAAGAGGTGCTGAATTAGATGCTAGCTTTATAATCAATAGCCATCTAACTATAAATGGTGCTGCTACTTATACTGACGGAAAATATATCAAATTTACAAATGCACCACTCCCGTTAGAAGAAACTGGTGCTCCAGTAGCATTTAAAGATGTATCAGGAACTGATTTACCTGGTGCATCAAAATGGGCAGGATCATTAGGAGGGGAACTTTCTGATAAAGCAAAATTCTTTGGAAACATAGGTAAAATTTTCCTAGCGATTGATTCTTATGCTCGTTCTGAATTCTCATCAAGCCCTTCAGCTTCTAAATACTTAGTTGTTCCGGGTTATGCAATTTTTAATGCTCGTTTAGGTTTCCGTGCATCCGAAGGCTTGTCTGTTCAGTTCTGGGGACGCAATATCTTAAACAAGGACTACTATGAGCAATTATTGCCTGCTGGAGGAAACACAGGTCAATATGCTGGTGTATTAGGCGATCAAAGAACCTATGGAGTTACTTTAAAATATTCTTTATAG
- a CDS encoding RrF2 family transcriptional regulator translates to MLSHKAKYALKALLYLAEQDENHISKTIEIAEGANIPKKFLEQILLDLKRGHFVSSKQGKYGGYYLIKSKNDITLAEIHRLFDGAIALLPCASLNFYEPCSDCKTESECHLRHGLMLIRDKTLQAMQGITIASLVEK, encoded by the coding sequence ATGTTATCACATAAAGCCAAATATGCCCTTAAAGCGTTACTCTATTTAGCTGAGCAAGACGAGAATCACATTTCTAAAACTATAGAAATTGCTGAGGGTGCAAATATTCCTAAAAAATTTTTAGAACAAATTTTACTTGATCTAAAAAGAGGTCATTTTGTGAGCAGTAAACAAGGAAAATACGGTGGTTATTATCTTATAAAATCCAAAAATGATATCACACTAGCCGAAATTCATCGTCTTTTTGATGGTGCAATTGCGCTTTTGCCTTGTGCATCTTTAAACTTTTACGAACCTTGTTCAGATTGTAAAACTGAGTCAGAATGTCACTTAAGACACGGTCTAATGCTTATTAGAGACAAAACTTTACAAGCAATGCAAGGGATAACCATAGCCTCATTAGTGGAAAAATAA